A genomic stretch from Clavelina lepadiformis chromosome 5, kaClaLepa1.1, whole genome shotgun sequence includes:
- the LOC143458902 gene encoding uncharacterized protein LOC143458902 gives MEQHSNAPSQGRATYGPRRDFKRPADSFRSYMIMWPKATFCRNPCIASLNKSKFANLRKMAMNLLVLFGSTYICEQTFSTMNINKTKLRSNLFRNPARQVLHFLISGPPTEEVARPCSK, from the exons ATGGAACAACAC TCAAACGCTCCAAGTCAGGGtcgggcaacatacggcccgcgacgggattttaagcggcccgcagacagtttccggtcttacatgataatgtggcctaaggccacattctgccgcaatccctgtattgcgtcactgaataagtccaagtttgccaacctgagaaagatggccatgaatctacttgttctgttcgggtctacatacatttgtgagcaaacattttcgaccatgaacattaataagacaaagctgcgctccaatctattcaggaatccggcccgccaagtacttcattttctcatatcaggcccgccgaccgaagaagttgcccgcccctgctcCAAGTGA